The following coding sequences lie in one Rutidosis leptorrhynchoides isolate AG116_Rl617_1_P2 chromosome 4, CSIRO_AGI_Rlap_v1, whole genome shotgun sequence genomic window:
- the LOC139904221 gene encoding SPX domain-containing protein 1-like: MKFGKSLNNQIEETLPEWRDKFLSYKELKKRLKLIKPQQKSSDDDDDCNPPAKRTRITGDDATMAGAVEMSAEEIDFVELLEQEVEKFNSFFVEKEEEYIIKLKELQDSVMNAKDSDEEMIKIRKELVDFHGEMVLLENYSALNYTGIVKILKKYDKRTGALLRLPFIQKVLQQPFFTTDLLYKLVKECESMLDRHFPLTELSAAFDEAGIDTGGGGDGGGGDGGEGPTTSTSEGHTKAKELAELEYMKSLYTKSTISALRALKEIRSKSSTVSVFSLPPLQVSGIEETWNKIPLHEQLAK, encoded by the exons aTGAAATTCGGAAAGAGTTTAAACAATCAGATCGAAGAAACATTACCTGAATGGAGAGACAAGTTTTTATCATACAAAGAATTGAAAAAACGGTTGAAACTCATTAAACCACAACAGAAATCAAGTGACGATGATGATGACTGTAATCCGCCGGCGAAGAGAACGCGGATCACCGGCGATGACGCTACAATGGCCGGTGCTGTTGAGATGTCGGCGGAAGAAATTGATTTCGTTGAGTTGCTGGAACAGGAAGTTGAGAAATTCAATTCGTTCTTCGTTGAGAAAGAAGAAGAGTATATCATTAAATTGAAG GAATTGCAGGATAGTGTAATGAATGCCAAGGATTCAGACGAAGAGATGATCAAGATACGGAAAGAATTAGTTGATTTTCATGGAGAGATGGTTTTATTAGAGAATTATAGTGCACTTAACTACACAG GAATAGTAAAGATATTGAAGAAGTACGATAAACGAACAGGGGCTCTCCTTCGTTTACCTTTTATTCAAAAAGTTCTACAGCAACCATTCTTCACCACAGATTTGCTTTACAAGCTTGTGAAGGAGTGCGAGTCTATGTTAGACCGCCACTTCCCTCTGACTGAACTCTCAGCTGCATTTGATGAAGCTGGCATTGATACTggcggtggtggtgatggtggtggtggagaTGGAGGTGAGGGGCCTACCACCAGCACTAGTGAGGGACATACAAAAGCTAAAGAACTTGCTGAGCTCGAATACATGAAGAGTTTGTACACAAAGAGTACCATTTCGGCGTTAAGGGCTTTGAAAGAAATCAGAAGCAAGAGCTCTACGGTTAGTGTATTCTCGCTGCCGCCTTTGCAAGTAAGCGGAATAGAGGAAACTTGGAATAAAATTCCTCTTCATGAACAACTAGCAAAATAA
- the LOC139904222 gene encoding peroxidase 25 codes for MEITLLSIVSLCLILIPVAKSQLKSGFYSSTCPKAETTVRSTVETHFKNDPTVAAALLRLHFHDCFVEGCDGSILIKGSSAEINASPNLGLRGFEVIDDAKTQLEALCPDVVSCADILALAARDSVDLSDGPNWDVPTGRRDGRVSLASKALNLPSPLDSVDAQRKKFADKGLDDRDLVTLAGAHTIGQTDCRFFRYRLYNFTTTGNSDPSLSQSALAQFQSQCPKSSDGTERVALDKDSQLKFDVNYFKNVRDGNGVLESDQRLWGDPTTRDMVKNYAGTIRGLLGLRFDFEFKKSMVKMSSIEVKTGAQGEIRRICSKFN; via the exons ATGGAGATCACTCTGTTAAGCATCGTTAGTTTGTGTTTGATTTTGATCCCGGTAGCTAAATCTCAACTAAAATCAGGGTTTTACTCATCTACATGTCCTAAAGCTGAAACTACTGTGAGGTCTACTGTTGAAACACATTTCAAGAATGATCCTACCGTTGCTGCTGCTCTTCTCAGGCTTCACTTTCATGATTGTTTTGTTGAG GGTTGTGATGGCTCAATCTTGATTAAGGGTAGTTCTGCTGAGATCAATGCATCGCCTAATCTTGGATTAAGAGGATTTGAAGTCATTGATGATGCTAAGACACAATTAGAAGCTTTATGCCCTGATGTCGTTTCTTGTGCTGATATTCTTGCTTTGGCTGCTCGTGATTCAGTTGATTTG AGTGATGGTCCGAATTGGGATGTGCCAACAGGGAGACGAGATGGTCGAGTTTCGTTAGCATCTAAAGCTTTGAATTTACCATCACCGTTAGATTCAGTTGATGCCCAGAGAAAGAAGTTTGCGGATAAAGGCCTTGATGATCGTGATCTAGTAACGCTAGCAG GTGCACATACAATAGGCCAAACAGATTGCAGGTTCTTTAGGTACCGTTTATACAATTTCACAACAACGGGGAATTCAGACCCGAGCTTGAGCCAATCAGCGCTAGCCCAATTTCAAAGTCAGTGTCCAAAGAGTAGCGACGGGACAGAACGAGTGGCATTGGACAAAGACAGCCAACTAAAGTTTGACGTGAACTATTTTAAGAATGTGCGTGATGGAAACGGGGTTTTGGAGTCAGATCAGAGATTATGGGGTGACCCAACAACGCGTGACATGGTGAAAAATTATGCAGGAACCATACGGGGGTTGTTAGGACTTAGATTCGATTTCGAGTTCAAAAAGTCAATGGTCAAGATGAGTAGCATTGAAGTGAAAACTGGTGCCCAGGGTGAAATTAGAAGGATTTGTTCTAAGTTCAACTAA